The Obesumbacterium proteus DNA window GTTTGGGTCGGACGTTTGATGGTGTTAGTCGTGGCGCTGATCGCGATTGCGTTGGCTGCAAATCCTGAAAACCGAGTTTTAGGTTTAGTGAGCTATGCTTGGGCAGGCTTTGGCGCTGCGTTTGGTCCAGTCGTTCTGATTTCGGTGATGTGGTCGAGAATGACGCGTAATGGTGCGCTGGTGGGTATGATTATCGGTGCGGCGACCGTCATTATTTGGAAACAGTATGGCTGGTTTAATTTGTACGAAATTATTCCTGGCTTTATTTTTGCCAGCGTTGCAATCGTGGTAGTGAGCCTGATGGGTAAAACACCGTCTCAAGCGATTCAAACGCGTTTTGCTGATGCAGAAGCGGAATTTAAAACCGTTTAACCATTAAGCGCTGTTGATAACGAAAGGGAATGCTTGAAAAGGCATTTCCTTTTTTATTTGGAGCAAAGCCTATTACCTTAAACTTTATCCGGCAGAATAACCTGTTTTTCAATCCGCAATTTATCCCCATCGGTTAATACGATAGTGACCTGCAGCCAGTCTCCTTGCTGAACGGGGAAGCTCATCTGGCCTAAGGCCTGCTTTTGATTTGCCATGAGCTGAATAGCACCTTTTTGCCGGGACGTACTTTCACCGTGGATGCTACGGCGAATGACATCAACATCAATATGACACAGGCACGACGTCGTGACAGACGCCATAGGTGTAAGAACATAATATTGACCATCTTGCGTAGTATCAAACCAAAGCTGGTTGGATAGCAGAGAAGCGATAAGCAATGTATGCATTTCAGGCTCCGAATAAAAAAATAAAACAGGGCTAGGCCCTGTTTTATAGAGGGAACGAGGTAACTAGTTTTGATTTACAGTTGATACGTTAAATGAGCCAACCTGATTAACGTTGGAGTACGATGCGTCGGAGTTCTGGCTGGTATAAGCATTGTTGGCAAAGCCATTTTGGCGGACCACAATCACAGCAGCATCAGCATTTTGGATGGTAGTGGCGCTGTTTGCGCCTACACTGGTTTGGATCACGGCAGTTTTGGAGAAGTTACCATTTTGGTTAGTCAAGGCGGTGCTACCTAAGAAGCTGTCTTGTTTCACTTCAGTGACGGATAGGTTGCCATTCTGGCCGGAAATCGCCTTATGTCCGCCTCCGGTTTGATCAATGTCAATCACGCTTAAATTGCCATTTTGGACTGCTGTAGCTGAGTTCAGCGCACCGTTTTGTGATACTGAGGCTTTTGACCAGAGAGCTGAGTCTTGCGCAACGTTGGAATTATTGCCTGCGCCATTTT harbors:
- the csgC gene encoding curli assembly chaperone CsgC, giving the protein MHTLLIASLLSNQLWFDTTQDGQYYVLTPMASVTTSCLCHIDVDVIRRSIHGESTSRQKGAIQLMANQKQALGQMSFPVQQGDWLQVTIVLTDGDKLRIEKQVILPDKV